The genomic stretch ATGGACTCCATACTGTTACTTCCAAGAAGCTATTTGCAAGATTAATTGTGTGAATAACGATTACACTTTCAAATTTATGTCTTCCAAACAAGGCTGGTACACTACAAAGCTTAACGCCCTCACTGGTATTACTGCCAATAATGTGGGGCaagagaaatttaatttttatccgACACCATTTCGCGAGAACTAGATCGTTGTTTCACAGCACTATCTCCATACATTTTTCTTTCCCCACAATTGTTCACATCGCTTGTCTGTTAAGAGATCACTTAAGATCCAATGTACAGGACATTGACCCATTTATCAGATTCGATTTGAGTCACTTAGCACTAACATCAATTTTTATCATCGTAAATTGCTTATTTTCAAACAAGATGTATAATAATAGAATGTCATCTTTATGTAACAAAAGAACTCTCATTTCAAACTATATTTTGGACTATTGTTAATTTTATAATGAGATGAGATTACATTTGAATTTCAAATGATCTGAAATTTGTTACTGTTGAGTCACACTTTCATTCTCACAAGTGAATGTTGAGACCAATTATATGATATGGACCTCTCATAATAATAAATCTATGCTTGCATTAGAGATATCCATGTGAAAAGAATACATTCATCGACATTAATTTATGGGATGAGTGTGAGTGAACCTATTAGTTTTATTTGTAATATAATTGTATCAACCTATTAAGCTTCATTTCAATCATTTTTAGTAGTTCTCTTTGCATCTTCCAGTTTGGTTTTATCTCGAACGGTATTCTTTTGGGAATAAACGCTAATATATCATAGCGTTCGTGATATATTAGCGTTTATTCAATAAATGTCTATGTTGTAAGACAGATAcagttaataataagttaaataGTAGTTGCTTATCTATGAAGAAAtttcaaactagtttttgttgACGATTAATATTACGAGTTCTACTAACTCTGTGACTACCTTGGCTACTTAATTTACTAATTAATATTCAGTTAATGTTCCAATAAATTAATCGAGTTCGGTGTAACGGTTACACTTATTTCTACATAATCAATGGAACTAATAGAAAATGTGAGAATACTTTTTCCACATTCGCTAAATTATGTATTCAGGTCAACGACGTAACAAATCGCTACTTTATCCTTATGATTGATTACATCTGTTTGCTTACATAGGTCATCTTCGTTTTTAAGAACCTATGTCGTCATAGCATTAGCTCCTACGGATCATGTTTTATTCATAATACGCATTCCTTCTTCGCTCAAATATATTAGCTATTCAAGGCATTCCTAATTATGAGTTGAAAATGAGCATCAGACAATCGGATCAAAGGCCGCTGACCTGTCTGCGGTTCCCATTGAATCCGTGTTTGTCATTAATATTTATGGATCCTCACTCTTCTCTCCGGGAAAGACTTGAGTgtttgttcttttttttttttttttattatgaatgggcttactcatggccacagactagccgaggcgtagacgtggcctacgatggagcgagctcgcccagaaccTCCGTCCTACCTCCGTCCGGTTCCTTACAGCTTGTTAATCAGTGTTAAAGTGTGGTTGGATTACTGTTAGCGTTAGATGGTTTATGGGCAGGCTATTCAGGTACAGTGATTgtattaaattcatgtttaaaatctgcttataatttataatgtagaGGAAATAGGATTGACTGGTATTCTTTctttcaaattaataaaatggtttaatgtttttttagcCCTCCGattatcttttattatttatgataTGATCatgtttttgtattgttttgttcTGTACACTTACGTTTGAATCAATTATAAAATGCTCAACAtaacatatatttattatgtattcatATTTTCATCAATATGATAATTTTATAACCATATGACACAGTCATCGTATCGTCGTTACAGCTTAGTTCCTTGACTCGACCGGAATCTCGCTTCAATATAGTGTAGTGTCGTGTACCGCAGTTACCGTTTCCTGCCCGTAGCGCaccaattttgtatgaaaatggaTGCAGTTGCACCCTGCAACTAGACCTATTTTCGCAAACTCGTACCTTAATCAGCTGTATAACTACCTGTATAGCTGTATAACTGAAAACGTAAAGTTCAAAGTCATATACACGAATCACTGACAATACGAGCTCGCCTAGATACCTCAAAATCCCTTTGTGTTCGGTCGTGGATTCGACTCTAGCTTCCGGTTAATGTGGTACCTTGAAACGAAAGTCTCCTGGTTCAAGTTAATCATGTTTCGTGTCGAAATCGGTGCCGGTTTCGATATTTTACTATCTTAAAACACGTGCTGAAGATATTGCTCATAAAATACTAAAGCATCTGCAGTATCCTGCAAGCATACGGAATGGAATAGATACTGAAACTTTGTTGGTATGATCTACAGGAATGTTTTGCTTGCCATAACCATGCCCTGGGCATTAATTATATAGTAGCAATTGATGTCAAATCACCAATATTTCAGTGATGGGCTAGTAAAGGTCTAAAAGCAAGCAAACTAAACAATCATTGGGAATCAAACTGCGTTGAGTTAACTTACCACTAACAACGGACGTGGGACGCGTCGCTGACTCGTTGCGAAACTTAGCTTCCACGAATACTCCTGACCCTCCGCACGCCGTTAGCATAAGTAATCTTGACACTAATACACCCAGAAATGTATACGTATGTTCAGCTACGTAATTACCTACACGCTCTTATCCCCAGATCGAAGATATACAATAGTTCCAAACTGGTCGACGGCTTTTCGAAAGCTGTTTGTACATAGATAAGCATCTGTTGTGTAgcgttttttatttcttttgcgaCGTGCAATTGATTTATGATTGATCCAACCAGATGGACCAATGTCACCACCTTGTCGCTCACCATCCCAAGGCTCGAGTTATCGGCTATTGATCTGCTGGCGTTGGGATCACATCGTTAATTCTACAATGCATTGCACAACTTTTCTATACCGTGATGAGGTCGACACGTGAATGTAAAAACGTGCGTGGGAATCCTATTTACGTATTTGTCCTtggattattaatattattatttaagaatTCATTACGATTATTGATAACTAAATCAACTCAAATCAGCACTTTGACAGGTTGAATACGAGCTATCGAGATGGATGCAAAACTTTTCTATAGACTAGcgatcaaatatttttttgttgaagCTGTAATTAGAAACCTCTGCGGATCTAATGGACGAAAGTCATTAGCGACATCGCTTTAGGCACAATTTAGCAATCGTTCCAGATTCTAGACCATCAAGGCTTCGCATCGTAAATTATTTGCTTAAGAATTCACTAATTAAGTAAAAAGAGCATTTAGTCCCAAATCTGCACAATTTAATCGCCGACACATTAAGATTCGTGTTGATATTTATTTGCATATAATTTTAGGTCGTGATTGTAACAAACAGGAAAGGTTTTTTGTTAACGTCAACGGATGCGCTTGTGATGAGCACTGCACGAAGCAAGATTGCCTCTAAAACACTTGTTGATTGTCGCTTactgatgacagtgatgactcTCGGAACTCAAGCAATTATCCATCATGCATTTTAGGTAAAATAAGGTGGCTTAGAGGTCATCGGAAACattaacagccgtattcataaacagttagagcattgatcatcagttgctgataaccggatgtcacaaaacgtgattcataaacactttttagcgctaaacagttgatcatctctttattaaatcctcggaaagttaTGGAGCCGTggacccttctttatctgtttattatccctaaaatacaagatggcggtcacaaaacagctgattttgacAAGACAGCATTTCACAAATTAGTGCAAACGTCGATGAgacttgtatcgtaatttagtgatttgggtgttctttttgtttaaaaaacgtctaaatttaataaatgagtgGTTTAATATGTGTAAATAAGGAGATAAACCATTACATACCTAGATATAGTGCGCAAATAGCGGGAAACCTAGATATTGTGCCTTTGCTAGGAGTTGTTTGCACGATTGTATGTCGCATTCATCAAGATGCAAGCAATTTATGCGATACGAACTGTTATACCATAAGACTAGACTTCTACGACTGGGGCACCGGCGTCGGATAAAGCACCTCACCAAcctatcatcatcattggcctgtcacatcaataagatgatggtttaaacagcgtctatattaagagtgcggcacttccgcaaatgactattaagcccaatgcgagagcggcagccgcgaccgcatagctggcaggagaatgccgtgcCCGGTGACGAAGGTGGGAGAGCGGCGCGTTGGTGTCTCAGTTCTCGCCTAGTGTGAAGAAGGCTAAACCACGCTTTATCGTGTGCAACTACCCCTTCACCCAGGGTTTTCCTCCAGTGGTCGCGATCTTCAGCCTCCCTTTCCCAGTTGGTGGGAACGATCCGGAAGGACAACATGTCTCGCTTTGCGCTATCCTTAAAACGAAGCATTGGTCGCCCAACCGGTCGTTTAGCGTGCGCTATTTCGCTCAGGAGAGTCTTACGTGGCAAACGAGAGGGCTCCATCCTGTGCACGTGCCCCAGCCAGCGTAATCGTCTCTGTTTCAAGATTGCTGTGATACTGGGTAAACGTGCGATACTAAGTACCTTCTCGTTTGTGACTCGATCCTTCCACGAGATGTTTAAAATGCGTCGAAGGCAGCGCATATGGAAGTTGTTCAATTTCCGTTCCTGTTTGACATACGATGTCCAAGTCTCAGCACCGTACAAGAGTATGGACAAAATAGATGTCTGGTAAACGATCATCTTTGTGTTTACGGTTAGATGTTTATTATCCCATACTCTTGTATTGAGCCTCCCAAACATCGTAGATGCCTTGCCAATACGAATGTTAATCTCTGCATCCAGTGAGAGATTATTGGTCACGGTTGATCCAAGGTAACAGAAACTTCCAACAACTTCCAGAGGCAAATCATCCAACTGTATTGTTGGGTCTTGATTTGCGCCTTGAGCCATTACGACTGTCTTCTTGACATTAATCGACATTGCAAAGAGTTTGCAAGCCGCATTAAATTTGTCTACCATACTCTGAAGCTCCTCCGGTGACGTAGCAATGAAAGCGGCGTCGTCGGCAAATAGCAAACTGTCAACATACAAATCCTCGCGGTATTTTTTGGATTTTAATAGTGAGATATTGAACAGTTTACCATCCGACCTGGTGTGTAGATGTATGCCTTGAGTGGTGTCCCCGAAGGCAACTTTCAGAAGTACAGAGAAAAAGATTCCAAACAATGTAGGCGCCAACACACAGCCCTGTCTTACTCCCCTACGCATTTCAAAAGGAGCCGAAGTGTTACCGTTGTAAACAACAGAGCCTTTCATATCAAGGTGAAAGAGTTGAATTAGGTGTAAAATTTTTGGAGGACAGCCAACGCTCTGTAGCACTGTGTACAATCCTTCTCTACTCACCGTATCAAAGGCCTTGTTTACCAACCTATATACCTATCATAAAAGAATGAAAACTACTCCCGGAACTCCTACAGCGCAAAGAAGTGAGTATACCTACTTTTGTTTCATACTCATTACCTGCCATAAAACGCTGATTTATTATAAGATCACGGTATTCTCAAGCTCTAACTAAAAAGTATTAATTGCGCACATATTACATAGCAACCTGTAAGGGCACAGCAATACTGAAGatacttaaccctttaccaggccccgAAGAACCAGCGTGTCTTAATACGTACTTTATATGCTGTTGCAACCGTATTGAAcgccttgtaaaaaatgtatttatgaaagtcggagatcttcctctaaaccagaaataaaaatgtgggttaCGGTTATCCCATCGCCTGTCTAAGTAATGAACTGTCATACTAGATTTTGTCTTATTATATTCTTGATCAGGCCAAGGGATATATTCcacccacatcttatatcggttaTAATAGTCAAGGTTTAACTCCAAATCTCCTACGAACCATTATATCAATCactgaaaacattattttatgatcttcattcaTGGCACGCTTCAAAAtccaataatatatctttagcAGCCATTTAAATCCACTTGACCAGTGATGTTagtggtttgtttacaaattcgAACACTTTACTGAATTTAAGAAAAACACAAGCAGATATATAGAaccattttttgttattttcatgattttaatGATTGTAAGGTAATATAATCATATATTTTGCTAAATACTCCTGCGTCCTTGTGATATGACCAGAATtaggatgtgggatgactctaTCCCATTGCCTGGCTAGAATTTGCCTGTGTGGGAACTATTCTTCCCATGACCCGATTAGATTTTGGGGCTCTTtggtttttgttatttatttttaagtatacaggctgtatcaaaaatacgagtaggtacctaattcgtTTAAGGGCATTCTCGGtacgtatttattttttgtaagtataataaaataactaccgATAATATATCCTGagggacggtacggtcgacatttgtcgggtaTGTCGCCGTCTTATATAttattactagcgacccgcccccgcTTCGCACGGGTGCAATGCTGATACTAAATACTTACCTCATTACTTTTTGGTTAAAAGCAAcacaattattcaattttatgaTACTATCTACAAGAAGAAATTCTTCAGGGAAAGCCTTTAAAAGGAGATTTTATAGCTAGGTACGAGTACATGAATTCGCTCTAGGTTGAAcacaaaaactgttttattacttacgtgagtttttatgacatgacaagACAATTTACCGGGCCATGGGAAAAATAGCTCCCACACAGTTAAACTCTAATAAGGCCATGGGATAATGTCAACCCACATCCTAATTCTGGTCATACACAATAATGCATGAATATTTAGCAATGTTTACGATTACATTTGCTTTCAACACTCAAAatctacaaaatatcaaaaaattgttcgatctatgtacttctgtttcatagaaattatgGAAAGTGTTCGAATTTCTCCGTAGTTTGCTGAAATTAGCGTTCAAGTGAATTGAAATGGCTGCCAAAGATATATTACGCAATTTAGAAGCGTGTTGtgaatgaagatcataaaataatattttcagggattgacaaaatattttgtaggtggtttggagttaaaacctgactacggtaaccgatataagatgtgggtggaatatttcccttggcctggtaaagggttaattgaataatatgggcaggtatataggtacctttgtTGTGGGACGTATCATATTCCAATTTGTAGgtgtattatcattatcactataaaaaacataaactgtgGTTGGCCTACTTTGGTTGGATTTCTAGGCACTGTTAATGCTGCCGCTGCACTGAATGCTGTGTGGTGCTATTTGCTATGAAAGAAGGGTGTACTCGGTTAATTGGTATTAATGCTAGCATACTTGAGTTCTGTGTTGAAGTCCACACTGAGCAGAGTtaattttttacattgtgatagataaataaaacaagttcatgagtttttaactgagatttttattataacatatCAACATATTTCATGTGTTAATTTAGGGAAATCAAACAACccacttaaataaaacaattttattacatttgacaatcattaaactagttaatattttttctttatttcagtaCAACCAACTTCATTTGATGGCGGTGTGCAGGCCGGTTAGATGCCAGAAGAGTGTGGCCTCCGGGTTGTGTAGCCAGCTCCGGACAAATAGCTGATGATGGAATACTCACAACCTGAAAAGAACACAGTTTCAATTAATATACTCATTGAATCAACCTATATcatcttttattttaagcttaagTATAACATCCTAATGGATATGGCAATATGGAATAATTTCCATATTGTTGTGGTAACTATATGGAATAATGGATCTCCATCCAGGCAGAGATTCTGTTGTTGTTTGTCAATACCATAGCTATCTCACAGCAAAACTAAAGAATTACATACATGTCTGTTTTGTTCATACATACTTCTACCTAGCGTACCTACAGACACTGTTTCTTACCGGTAATTGTAGTTtgataaaatgaaattatacaataataacaaagttatgaattgaaacgctaatatacttttaaacaaataattaacctACACAGGTGTGTTATGATTGATAAGTACCTTATGTAAAAATCATATTGATATCTTTgttgatttaaaattatataacctACCAACAGCGACACTCCTGTGAATAATGGACATTTCTGCCTCATTATGAATTGTGCAGTTTGCCTTTTAATGCGGCTATTGGCTGAGATGTTTCACTGCAAACATTGTCATTGTCAAGTTGCATATATAAGCGCTTATCTTTAACTCTGCGCCCTAGGCGAACAAAAAAGGTTTTTAAGATAAATCACCACTTCACTGATAAATTGGTTCCATCGTGTGGTTGGTTAAGTATGTTATTCActaattctaattataaacaGCTCCTAACTAGCTTGGTTAGCTCTGCTCTTCTAAAAAACACCGATAGtacgtcaaattaaaaatgaagagGCCATAATTTTTTGGGTGTCGAGGTATGTTCATAAAAATACTACAACATTTTACGTTAAGAAATGAATAACCAAATCTTGCTCACCTGATTTATTTTCACCGATCATTTGATATGAATAGTGTCAATATCGTTTGTGTTTCGCCACCAGAACAAAATGTGTTGGAATCCGTGGTATTACGGTGGCGATGGCGCGCAGGCAGAATTCTTGACTTGAAATGTGCAACTGCCCTCTTTCCCTCATTCCACAATATATTGAAACTATAAGCAATAACACATAGTTTTATCAATATTGCTTGCAAATCTTGCAATGAACTTTACTCGTAACATATCTGATTATCAGACTATGATATAGGTGGTTGCTTACCGAGTTTCGTAAAACTTCCGGCcgtgcaatattatttatttgtttttgtgatgcagaggctattttaatatataataacccAGAAAACTGGTCAAAATTGTGCATCGTATTGTTCAGGATTTTATGATTTACCGCTagtgctgctgtcaaacttttttttttaattaatgttcagccatatttttgtctatgatgtgccaagatgccaacataacgggtctaatctgcttattagttaagaaacccctaataaacgtttataaatcatggttcttatcaacggcttattaagcctaaacagtggattagctaataagctgatcattcctcatttaaggattttttatgaatacggctgtaagtaTCTATTTACAATGCAGGTTTAAAAACTTGCCTGTCGATTAGTTTTTTCACGTTATTTAGTTAAATGTTAAATAGCGGGCATTACTTGTACCTAAAACATTTTGGGTCGTTTAATTCGTCcaagaattattattttgtatatgtAACGTTTTAGGTCTCTGTAAGTTTAGCGTCGCGTGGTTCCCTATAATTTAGCATGACAGTTTTTGTTCACACCGTTTTATTCGGTTACTTACGATAATGGCACCTTAAGCATACCAATTTCGTCGCAAAAAGTGGTAAAGTACATATACGTCAGTGATAAAATAAGGTATTACTGTTATTATGCCTCTGAAAACTTCAAGGTAGCCGAAAAGGCTCTTATTTCGCAATATGCGAGTGATATTAGATGTAAACAAGCTTTTAAAGTAACCGTGTCACGA from Cydia fagiglandana chromosome 11, ilCydFagi1.1, whole genome shotgun sequence encodes the following:
- the LOC134669094 gene encoding uncharacterized protein LOC134669094, with protein sequence MKGSVVYNGNTSAPFEMRRGVRQGCVLAPTLFGIFFSVLLKVAFGDTTQGIHLHTRSDGKLFNISLLKSKKYREDLYVDSLLFADDAAFIATSPEELQSMVDKFNAACKLFAMSINVKKTVVMAQGANQDPTIQLDDLPLEVVGSFCYLGSTVTNNLSLDAEINIRIGKASTMFGRLNTRVWDNKHLTVNTKMIVYQTSILSILLYGAETWTSYVKQERKLNNFHMRCLRRILNISWKDRVTNEKVLSIARLPSITAILKQRRLRWLGHVHRMEPSRLPRNGSSTRWANAGHSKGRSHAVE